In Streptomyces sp. NBC_00448, the following are encoded in one genomic region:
- a CDS encoding PucR family transcriptional regulator: MPSTSRPSSQVTGSTARDEPAGTTLRRLREHLGPLVLQVECAPQSEDVLIGRQVVHDLCEPVPGQADGVLLVVGGSPEREDCLDAIRQAGAARYSAVVVKSRGGDLAAATAVAGAAGVALLVIPDDMPWRHFDALVTAATSASGPAQDTYTSIGMGDLFPLANAIAYQVGGAITIEDPLGHVLAYSNLPHQEIDEIRRQGILGRQTPDRPTNLDEYHRVIRADRPVRFDIPDTKHVDRLAVAVRAGPQLLGLLWALDGNPPLGEGAETALEEAAKVTALHLLRARSHRDPDRWSRGEALASLLDGAVSGRTAAAQLGIAEDTTSTVVAFAQAAPEEMPGLGGARIVDLVGLYCEAWHPQALCTTTGGLVYALLPTRTDPGAERRVVKFAENVVSTVQRSAGLALHVGIGVPAARLGEVPAGRRVADRVLRALTGSPQAPTIATVTDVRSRVTLMELTERGAPSVDLPPGPVQRIIAHDAQHSTTYAQSLLAYLDAFGEAIPAAARLAVHENTLRYRVRRIQELFDLDLDDPDTRLVVWLQLRLHQISG, translated from the coding sequence ATGCCGAGCACTTCCCGTCCCTCCTCGCAGGTCACCGGCTCGACAGCGCGCGACGAGCCCGCGGGCACGACGCTGCGCCGCCTGCGCGAGCACCTGGGTCCGCTGGTGCTCCAGGTCGAGTGCGCACCGCAGAGTGAGGACGTCCTCATCGGCCGGCAGGTCGTCCACGACCTGTGCGAGCCGGTGCCGGGACAGGCCGACGGCGTGCTGCTGGTCGTGGGCGGCTCGCCGGAGCGCGAGGACTGCCTCGACGCGATCCGGCAGGCCGGCGCCGCCCGCTACAGCGCGGTCGTCGTCAAGTCCCGCGGCGGCGACCTGGCGGCGGCCACCGCGGTGGCCGGCGCCGCGGGCGTCGCCCTGCTGGTGATCCCCGACGACATGCCGTGGCGGCACTTCGACGCGCTGGTCACCGCCGCGACCAGCGCGTCCGGGCCGGCCCAGGACACGTACACCTCGATCGGCATGGGCGACCTGTTCCCGCTGGCCAACGCGATCGCCTACCAGGTCGGCGGGGCGATCACCATCGAGGACCCGCTCGGCCACGTGCTGGCCTACTCCAACCTGCCGCATCAGGAGATCGACGAGATCCGGCGGCAGGGCATCCTGGGCCGGCAGACCCCGGACCGCCCGACCAACCTCGACGAGTACCACCGGGTCATCCGCGCCGACCGGCCCGTGCGCTTCGACATCCCCGACACCAAGCACGTCGACCGGCTGGCGGTCGCGGTGCGCGCCGGGCCGCAACTGCTCGGCCTGCTGTGGGCGCTGGACGGCAACCCGCCGCTCGGCGAGGGCGCGGAGACCGCGCTGGAGGAGGCCGCGAAGGTCACCGCGCTGCATCTGCTGCGGGCCCGCAGCCACCGGGACCCGGACCGGTGGAGCCGCGGCGAGGCGCTGGCGTCGCTGCTGGACGGCGCGGTGTCGGGGCGTACGGCGGCGGCGCAGCTGGGCATCGCGGAGGACACCACCAGTACGGTGGTGGCGTTCGCGCAGGCCGCACCCGAGGAGATGCCCGGTCTCGGCGGCGCCCGGATCGTCGACCTGGTCGGTCTGTACTGCGAGGCGTGGCATCCGCAGGCGCTGTGCACGACGACCGGCGGCCTGGTCTACGCCCTGCTCCCGACCAGGACCGACCCGGGCGCCGAGCGGCGGGTGGTGAAGTTCGCCGAGAACGTGGTCAGCACGGTGCAGCGCAGCGCGGGCCTGGCCCTGCACGTCGGCATCGGGGTGCCCGCGGCCCGGCTCGGCGAGGTGCCGGCCGGCCGGCGCGTCGCGGACCGGGTGCTGCGGGCGCTGACCGGCAGCCCGCAGGCGCCCACGATCGCCACGGTCACCGACGTCCGCAGCCGGGTGACGCTGATGGAGCTGACCGAGCGCGGCGCCCCGTCGGTCGACCTGCCGCCGGGCCCCGTGCAGCGGATCATCGCGCACGACGCGCAGCACTCCACCACGTACGCCCAGTCGCTGCTGGCATATCTGGACGCCTTCGGCGAGGCGATTCCGGCGGCGGCACGGCTGGCCGTGCACGAGAACACCCTGCGCTACCGGGTCCGCCGCATCCAGGAGCTCTTCGACCTCGACCTGGACGACCCCGACACCCGGCTCGTGGTCTGGCTGCAACTGCGGCTGCACCAGATCTCCGGGTGA
- a CDS encoding peptide ABC transporter substrate-binding protein gives MALCAVGALAAVSACGGGGTQAGGATADGGSYSIGVPTWYIAHLTPGRAGFSGVADAIWTPLTQVDRSGKVVDAVARSVRSTDQRHWTITLKSGWKFQNGEPVTAQSFADSWNAAAYAPNTMANGYLFAGIEGYAALNPPDGKPTTDKLSGVRVTGTDTLEVTLTRPLSTFPYVLAGTAFAPMPKAAFKNLAGYDRLPIGNGPYQVAAPGLAPGGQQITLKRFDGYPGAKGHAAQITVKTYQTDATAFTSFRSGAVDIATASGNDLSTASRTYAAQLVTSPTAAVEYLGFPLWDRRFADLRVRQAFSLAIDRKAIVDSLLQGHAQPAAGIAPDVIAGGGGTDCAACGYDPARARQLLAAAGGWHGSLTLWTKQEPESQTVLEAIVNQLRTNLGITSISLKVQPTDQIYPNLLAHKTTGPFLLYMGAAYPNIYSQDDQLFGSSSGTNVTGYKSAGFDALMDKAAAATTTADGLRFARQAGRTAMADLPLAPLYYPVSGAVHAKRLSGVRLGYLGDVDLSSVTVR, from the coding sequence GTGGCCCTGTGCGCGGTCGGCGCGCTGGCCGCCGTGAGCGCCTGCGGCGGGGGAGGGACGCAGGCCGGCGGCGCGACAGCCGACGGCGGCTCCTACTCGATCGGCGTTCCGACCTGGTACATCGCCCATCTCACCCCCGGCCGGGCCGGGTTCAGCGGTGTCGCGGACGCCATCTGGACCCCGCTGACCCAGGTCGACCGCAGCGGCAAGGTCGTCGACGCCGTCGCCAGGTCGGTGCGCTCCACCGACCAGCGGCACTGGACCATCACCCTGAAGTCCGGGTGGAAGTTCCAGAACGGCGAGCCGGTCACCGCGCAGTCCTTCGCCGACTCCTGGAACGCCGCCGCCTACGCGCCCAACACCATGGCCAACGGCTACCTGTTCGCCGGCATCGAGGGCTACGCCGCGCTCAACCCGCCCGACGGCAAACCCACCACCGACAAGCTCTCCGGCGTGCGGGTGACCGGCACCGACACCCTCGAGGTGACCCTGACCCGGCCGCTGTCGACGTTCCCCTACGTGCTGGCCGGCACCGCCTTCGCCCCGATGCCCAAGGCCGCCTTCAAGAACCTCGCCGGCTACGACCGGCTCCCGATCGGCAACGGCCCCTACCAGGTCGCGGCGCCCGGACTGGCCCCCGGCGGGCAGCAGATCACCCTCAAGCGCTTCGACGGCTACCCGGGTGCCAAGGGCCACGCGGCGCAGATCACCGTCAAGACCTACCAGACCGACGCCACCGCGTTCACCAGCTTCCGCTCCGGCGCCGTCGACATCGCCACGGCCAGTGGCAACGACCTGTCGACGGCGAGCCGGACGTACGCCGCGCAGCTCGTCACCTCGCCCACCGCCGCCGTGGAGTACCTCGGCTTCCCGCTGTGGGACCGCCGGTTCGCCGACCTGCGGGTGCGGCAGGCGTTCTCGCTGGCCATCGACCGCAAGGCGATCGTCGACTCGCTGCTCCAGGGCCATGCCCAGCCCGCCGCGGGCATCGCCCCCGACGTGATCGCCGGCGGGGGCGGCACCGACTGCGCCGCCTGCGGCTACGACCCCGCCAGGGCACGGCAGTTGCTGGCTGCCGCGGGCGGCTGGCACGGCTCGCTGACCCTGTGGACCAAGCAGGAACCCGAGTCCCAGACCGTCCTGGAGGCGATCGTCAACCAGCTGCGTACCAACCTCGGCATCACCTCCATCTCGCTGAAGGTCCAGCCGACCGACCAGATCTACCCCAACCTGCTGGCGCACAAGACCACCGGACCGTTCCTGCTCTACATGGGCGCGGCCTACCCGAACATCTACTCCCAGGACGACCAGCTCTTCGGCAGCAGCTCCGGCACCAACGTCACCGGCTACAAGAGCGCCGGCTTCGACGCCCTGATGGACAAGGCCGCGGCCGCCACCACGACCGCCGACGGGCTGCGGTTCGCCCGGCAGGCCGGCCGCACCGCGATGGCGGACCTGCCGCTGGCCCCGCTGTACTACCCGGTCAGCGGCGCCGTGCACGCGAAACGGCTCTCCGGGGTCCGGCTGGGCTACCTCGGCGACGTCGACCTCTCCTCGGTCACCGTCCGATGA
- a CDS encoding ABC transporter permease gives MGSYLLRRVLLMVPVLVGTTFVIYAAVYALPGDPVQSLAGPGHVVTPATAAAIRAHYHLDDPFLVQYWHYVTGLAHGDFGIDLNNTPVSAVITASWPITVKLAALTWVIEAVAGIALGCLAALRAGRPSDLAVLGGSSLILGVPYFITAYVAQNLLGVKLGWFPVSGTDAGWPLSYLVPALCLALLGVPEISRLTRASILENLGADFVVTATAKGLSGTRVLLRHVLRTSLVPVVSMLGTNLGYLLSGTILIEGIFNLPGLGYQVFQSVQQHDGPTVVGISTLLVLVFLFVNLVVDLLYGVLDPRIRLD, from the coding sequence GTGGGTAGCTACCTGCTGCGCCGCGTGCTGCTGATGGTCCCGGTGCTGGTGGGCACGACCTTCGTCATCTACGCCGCGGTCTACGCGCTGCCCGGCGACCCGGTCCAGTCGCTGGCCGGCCCCGGCCACGTGGTGACCCCCGCGACGGCCGCGGCGATCAGGGCGCACTACCACCTCGACGACCCGTTCCTCGTGCAGTACTGGCACTACGTCACCGGCCTGGCGCACGGCGACTTCGGCATCGACCTGAACAACACGCCGGTCTCCGCGGTGATCACCGCGAGCTGGCCGATCACGGTCAAACTCGCGGCCCTGACCTGGGTCATCGAGGCGGTCGCCGGGATCGCGCTGGGCTGCCTGGCCGCGCTGCGGGCCGGCCGGCCCAGCGACCTGGCGGTGCTCGGCGGGTCCAGCCTGATCCTCGGCGTGCCGTACTTCATCACCGCCTACGTGGCGCAGAACCTGCTCGGGGTGAAGCTCGGCTGGTTCCCGGTGTCCGGCACCGACGCGGGCTGGCCGCTGAGTTACCTGGTGCCCGCGCTGTGCCTGGCGCTGCTCGGAGTGCCGGAGATCTCCCGGCTGACCCGGGCGAGCATCCTGGAGAACCTCGGGGCGGACTTCGTCGTCACCGCGACCGCCAAGGGACTCAGCGGCACCCGCGTGCTGCTGCGGCACGTGCTGCGCACCTCGCTGGTGCCCGTGGTGTCCATGCTCGGGACCAACCTGGGCTACCTGCTGTCGGGGACGATCCTGATCGAGGGCATCTTCAACCTGCCGGGCCTGGGCTACCAGGTCTTCCAGAGCGTGCAGCAGCACGACGGCCCCACCGTCGTGGGCATCAGCACCCTGCTCGTGCTGGTCTTCCTATTCGTCAACCTGGTCGTGGACCTGCTCTACGGCGTGCTCGACCCGAGGATTCGCCTTGACTAG
- a CDS encoding ABC transporter permease, with product MTSALRRRTSADTGPDAPAPSPDAPAPGGPADRGTLRRLLRRPRFFLPLSVVVLLCAMAAVPSAFAGWFGHGDPHQCSLAHSGQGPTAGHPFGYDVQGCDLYSNVIHGARDSLSIGLLTTALTLVVAVVLGSVAGYFGGLLDLLVSRLMDVFFGFPMLVGMIVVLETFSVHSILSVSLVLALFSWPVLTRIMRSSVLAVRGLDYVTAARELGAGPLRIMLRHAVPNAIMPVAVLTSINIGGVITAEASLTFLGVGLTAPAISWGVQLNTAQQYFTTHPGLLLFPALFLSLAVLSFVLLGDCLRDAFDPRLR from the coding sequence TTGACTAGCGCCCTGCGGAGGAGGACCTCCGCCGACACCGGGCCCGACGCCCCCGCCCCTTCCCCCGACGCCCCCGCCCCCGGCGGACCTGCCGACCGCGGCACCCTGCGGCGCCTGCTGCGCCGCCCGCGCTTCTTCCTCCCGCTGTCCGTCGTCGTGCTGCTGTGCGCCATGGCGGCCGTGCCGTCGGCCTTCGCCGGCTGGTTCGGGCACGGCGATCCGCACCAGTGCTCCCTGGCGCACAGCGGGCAAGGGCCCACCGCGGGCCATCCGTTCGGCTACGACGTGCAGGGCTGCGACCTCTACAGCAACGTCATCCACGGTGCCCGCGACTCCCTCAGCATCGGCCTGCTGACCACCGCGCTCACCCTGGTCGTCGCCGTCGTCCTCGGCTCGGTCGCCGGATACTTCGGCGGCCTCCTCGACCTGCTGGTCAGCCGGCTGATGGACGTCTTCTTCGGCTTCCCCATGCTGGTCGGGATGATCGTGGTGCTGGAGACCTTCAGCGTGCACAGCATCCTGAGCGTCTCGCTGGTCCTCGCGCTCTTCTCCTGGCCGGTGCTCACCCGGATCATGCGCTCCTCGGTGCTCGCCGTGCGCGGCCTGGACTACGTCACCGCCGCCCGTGAACTGGGCGCGGGCCCGCTGCGGATCATGCTGCGGCACGCCGTTCCCAACGCGATCATGCCGGTGGCGGTGCTGACCAGCATCAACATCGGCGGGGTGATCACCGCGGAGGCGTCGCTGACCTTCCTCGGTGTCGGCCTGACCGCCCCCGCGATCTCCTGGGGCGTCCAACTCAACACCGCGCAGCAGTACTTCACCACCCACCCGGGTCTGCTGCTGTTCCCCGCCCTGTTCCTGTCCCTGGCCGTGCTCAGCTTCGTCCTGCTGGGCGACTGCCTGCGCGACGCGTTCGACCCGAGGCTGCGATGA
- a CDS encoding ABC transporter ATP-binding protein: protein MTTIEDPPTARTHPLARFPGYDPAAPPLEVVDLRVAFAGRTGRPGAGSVVVDGVGYRTEPGRTLAVVGESGCGKSLTARAVMGILPPGAAVTGGSILLHGIDLLRLDRRALRKIRGRHIAMVFQDALSALNPVLPVGFQIAEVFRAHRGLSRRQAAREAVAMLDRVRIADAARRAGHYPHQFSGGMRQRVMIAMALALTPEVLIADEPTTALDVTVQAQILELLADLQAEHAISLVLISHDMGIVANAADRVVVMYAGRVAEQAPAGDLYRSPAHPYTRALLDAIPRRGSRGRPLAVLEGAPPDPAAMPDGCAFRARCRYAGEACAVAPPHHGVAPLHTSACHHWKEVVGG, encoded by the coding sequence ATGACCACCATCGAAGACCCGCCCACCGCCCGGACCCATCCGCTCGCCCGGTTCCCCGGATACGATCCCGCCGCGCCCCCGCTGGAAGTCGTCGACCTGCGGGTGGCCTTCGCCGGCCGGACCGGGCGGCCCGGCGCCGGCAGCGTCGTGGTCGACGGCGTCGGCTACCGCACCGAGCCCGGCAGGACGCTGGCCGTGGTCGGCGAGTCGGGCTGCGGCAAGAGCCTGACGGCGCGCGCGGTCATGGGCATCCTGCCGCCGGGCGCGGCCGTCACCGGCGGATCGATCCTGCTGCACGGCATCGACCTGCTGCGACTCGACCGGCGCGCGCTGCGGAAGATCCGCGGCCGGCACATCGCCATGGTCTTCCAGGACGCGCTGTCCGCGCTCAACCCGGTGCTGCCGGTCGGCTTCCAGATCGCCGAGGTCTTCCGCGCCCACCGCGGCCTGAGCCGCCGTCAGGCGGCCCGGGAGGCGGTGGCCATGCTCGACCGGGTGCGCATCGCCGACGCCGCCCGGCGCGCCGGCCACTACCCGCACCAGTTCTCCGGCGGCATGCGGCAACGGGTCATGATCGCCATGGCCCTCGCCCTCACCCCCGAGGTCCTGATCGCCGACGAGCCCACCACCGCTCTCGACGTGACCGTGCAGGCGCAGATCCTGGAACTGCTCGCCGACCTCCAGGCCGAACACGCCATCAGCCTGGTGCTGATCAGCCACGACATGGGCATCGTCGCCAACGCGGCCGACCGCGTGGTGGTGATGTACGCGGGCCGGGTCGCCGAGCAGGCACCGGCCGGCGACCTCTACCGCAGCCCGGCCCACCCGTACACCCGGGCGCTGCTGGACGCGATCCCGCGGCGCGGCTCGCGCGGCCGCCCGCTCGCCGTCCTGGAGGGCGCGCCGCCGGACCCGGCCGCGATGCCGGACGGCTGCGCGTTCCGGGCCCGCTGCCGGTACGCGGGCGAGGCGTGCGCGGTCGCCCCGCCGCACCACGGCGTCGCCCCCCTGCACACCAGCGCCTGCCACCACTGGAAGGAGGTGGTCGGCGGATGA
- a CDS encoding ABC transporter ATP-binding protein has translation MTGAPLILEVRDLVKQVPVGGGLLRRGTGQVRTVDRVNLELRRGETLGLVGESGCGKSSLARLLTAVDRPSSGEIRLMGERLDALRGSRLRAARRHIKLVFQDPFASLDPRMTVEAIVREPYLIHRDAAPRGEHRRLVRELLELVGLNPDHAGRYPHQFSGGQRQRIAIARALALRPEILVCDEPVSALDVSVQAQIVNLFTSLQRELGIAYVFIAHDLSVVEHIADRVAVMYLGRIVEEGTAEEVYDRPRHPYTDALLSAVPDPVPDPSRTSTRVVLHGDVPSPLDPPAGCRFHTRCPHAAPECATHEPPLRAPDPPAVAHAAACHFPLHTAP, from the coding sequence ATGACCGGCGCACCGCTGATCCTCGAAGTCCGCGACCTGGTCAAGCAGGTGCCGGTCGGCGGCGGACTGCTGCGGCGCGGGACGGGGCAGGTCAGGACCGTCGACCGGGTGAACCTGGAGCTGCGCCGCGGCGAGACCCTGGGCCTTGTCGGCGAGTCCGGGTGCGGCAAGTCCAGCCTCGCGCGGCTGCTCACGGCCGTCGACCGGCCGTCCTCGGGTGAGATCCGGCTGATGGGCGAGCGACTCGACGCGTTGCGCGGCAGTCGGCTGCGGGCCGCCCGACGGCACATCAAGCTGGTCTTCCAGGACCCCTTCGCGTCCCTCGACCCGCGGATGACCGTCGAGGCGATCGTCCGCGAGCCGTACCTGATCCACCGGGACGCCGCCCCGCGCGGCGAGCACCGTCGGCTGGTCCGCGAACTGCTGGAACTCGTCGGCCTCAACCCCGACCACGCCGGCCGCTACCCGCACCAGTTCTCCGGCGGGCAGCGCCAGCGCATCGCCATCGCCCGCGCGCTGGCGCTGCGCCCGGAGATCCTGGTGTGCGACGAGCCGGTCTCCGCCCTCGACGTCTCCGTACAGGCCCAGATCGTCAACCTGTTCACCTCGCTCCAGCGCGAACTGGGCATCGCCTATGTCTTCATCGCCCACGACCTGTCCGTGGTCGAGCACATCGCGGACCGGGTCGCGGTGATGTACCTCGGCAGGATCGTCGAGGAGGGCACGGCCGAGGAGGTGTACGACCGCCCCCGGCACCCGTACACCGACGCGCTGCTGTCCGCCGTCCCCGACCCGGTCCCCGATCCGTCCCGCACCTCCACCCGGGTGGTGCTCCACGGCGACGTGCCGAGCCCGCTCGATCCGCCCGCGGGCTGCCGCTTCCACACCCGCTGCCCGCACGCGGCCCCCGAGTGCGCCACCCACGAACCACCCCTGCGCGCCCCGGACCCGCCGGCCGTCGCCCACGCGGCAGCCTGCCACTTCCCGCTGCACACGGCTCCCTGA
- a CDS encoding isocitrate lyase/PEP mutase family protein: protein MSYGNKLRAQIAAPGTTPLIGVYDMYSASLAAEHFDGMFVSGFGFAASYYGLPDIGFIAWPDMVGFVQRLRGAFPQQHLLVDIDDGYVDPEVACHVVEGLERIGASGVILEDQKRPRRCGHADGKQVLPLEEYLEKLEMVLATRRDLVVVARTDATEEKDILRRAERLAATDADVVLVDGVRSVEWIRRIREAVGSKPLLFNQIAGGKSPRLSLSELTELGMDVAIYSTPCLFAAHAAVGAALVDLKAADGRLPVVDEVEGIGVAASTRLLERNIARHHPDVELAGV, encoded by the coding sequence TTGAGCTACGGAAACAAGTTGCGTGCGCAGATCGCCGCGCCGGGCACGACGCCGTTGATCGGCGTCTACGACATGTACTCGGCGTCGCTGGCCGCCGAGCACTTCGACGGGATGTTCGTCTCCGGCTTCGGGTTCGCCGCGTCGTACTACGGCCTGCCCGACATCGGGTTCATCGCCTGGCCGGACATGGTGGGCTTCGTGCAGCGGCTGCGCGGCGCCTTCCCCCAGCAGCACCTGCTGGTGGACATCGACGACGGTTACGTCGACCCGGAGGTGGCGTGCCATGTCGTGGAGGGACTGGAGCGGATCGGGGCCTCCGGGGTGATCCTGGAGGACCAGAAGCGTCCCCGCCGCTGCGGGCACGCCGACGGCAAGCAGGTACTGCCGTTGGAGGAGTACCTGGAGAAGCTGGAGATGGTGCTGGCGACCCGCCGGGACCTGGTCGTGGTGGCGCGCACGGACGCGACGGAGGAGAAGGACATCCTGCGCCGCGCCGAGCGCCTCGCGGCGACCGACGCCGATGTCGTCCTGGTGGACGGGGTCCGCAGCGTGGAGTGGATCAGGCGGATTCGCGAGGCGGTCGGCAGCAAGCCCCTGCTGTTCAACCAGATCGCCGGCGGCAAGTCCCCGCGGCTGTCGCTGAGCGAGCTCACCGAGCTCGGCATGGACGTGGCGATCTACAGCACGCCGTGCCTGTTCGCGGCGCACGCGGCGGTGGGTGCGGCGCTCGTCGACCTCAAGGCCGCCGACGGACGCCTGCCGGTCGTCGACGAGGTGGAGGGGATCGGCGTCGCGGCGTCCACCCGGCTGCTGGAGCGGAACATCGCCCGCCACCACCCCGACGTCGAGCTGGCCGGCGTATGA
- a CDS encoding Fur family transcriptional regulator, whose product MSAAGQSVRGRSTRQRTAVSAALDEVEEFRSAQDLHNILKLRGESVGLTTVYRTLQSLAEAGEVDMLRTGDGESVYRRCSEDGHHHHLVCRSCGRTVEVEGPAVERWADAIATEHGFVDIVHTMEIFGTCAGCASERPAPK is encoded by the coding sequence GTGAGCGCAGCCGGACAGTCCGTCCGCGGCCGCTCGACCCGGCAGCGCACCGCCGTGTCCGCCGCCCTGGACGAGGTCGAGGAGTTCCGCAGCGCGCAGGACCTGCACAACATCCTGAAGCTGCGCGGCGAGTCGGTGGGCCTGACCACCGTCTACCGGACCCTGCAGTCCCTCGCCGAGGCGGGGGAAGTGGACATGCTGCGCACCGGCGACGGCGAGTCCGTCTACCGCCGGTGCTCCGAGGACGGCCACCACCACCATCTGGTCTGCCGCTCCTGCGGACGAACGGTCGAGGTCGAGGGGCCCGCGGTGGAGCGGTGGGCCGACGCGATCGCCACGGAGCACGGCTTCGTCGACATCGTGCACACGATGGAGATCTTCGGCACCTGCGCCGGGTGCGCTTCGGAGCGGCCCGCCCCGAAGTAG
- a CDS encoding ArsR/SmtB family transcription factor yields the protein MTVPVHPDDPTLALRAASELLRALASPVRMGIVRELSTGGKRVHELVAALGVNQPLVSQHLRVLRTSRIVATHRQAREVEYTLVDEHVAHIVLDAIRHVEE from the coding sequence ATGACGGTTCCCGTGCACCCGGACGACCCGACCCTGGCCCTGCGGGCGGCCAGCGAGCTGCTCCGGGCCCTGGCGTCCCCCGTACGGATGGGCATCGTGCGCGAGCTGTCCACCGGCGGCAAGCGGGTCCACGAACTCGTCGCCGCCCTCGGGGTCAACCAGCCCCTGGTCTCGCAGCACCTGCGCGTTCTGCGCACGTCACGCATCGTGGCGACCCACCGCCAGGCCCGCGAGGTCGAGTACACCCTGGTCGACGAGCACGTCGCGCACATCGTGCTCGACGCGATCCGGCATGTCGAGGAGTGA
- a CDS encoding metal ABC transporter solute-binding protein, Zn/Mn family yields the protein MTSPVARSTAHRRRYTFAAGGILVAALAATSACSTSAKSSGDGKSGVSAGGSGGGKVIRVVAAENFWGSIAAQIGGSHVKVTSIISNPDTDPHDYEPTAGDARTVATATYAIVNGIGYDAWAGKLLASNPSGQRTELDVGDLVGVEDGGNPHRWYSPDDVHKVIERITADYKKADPADAGYFDARKDTFETKTLGEYNSLVAGIKATYAGTPIGASESIVSPLADGLGLKMLTPYSFLNAISEGSDPTAQDKNTIDHQIAAKQIEVYVYNSQNATPDVQAQVKAARAKGIPVATVTETLTPAGASFQQWQVTELKGLQRALAEATGK from the coding sequence ATGACCAGCCCCGTCGCCCGCAGTACGGCGCACCGCCGCCGCTACACGTTCGCCGCCGGCGGGATACTGGTCGCCGCCCTGGCGGCGACCAGTGCGTGCTCCACGAGTGCGAAGTCCTCCGGCGACGGCAAGTCCGGTGTCTCCGCCGGAGGTTCGGGCGGCGGCAAGGTCATCCGGGTGGTCGCGGCGGAGAACTTCTGGGGCAGCATCGCCGCGCAGATCGGCGGCAGCCATGTGAAGGTCACCAGCATCATCTCCAACCCCGACACCGACCCGCACGACTACGAGCCGACCGCCGGCGACGCGCGCACGGTCGCCACCGCCACGTACGCGATCGTCAACGGCATCGGCTACGACGCGTGGGCCGGCAAGCTGCTGGCGTCCAACCCCTCGGGGCAGCGCACGGAACTCGACGTGGGCGACCTGGTCGGGGTCGAGGACGGCGGCAACCCGCACCGCTGGTACTCACCGGACGACGTGCACAAGGTGATCGAGCGGATCACCGCCGACTACAAGAAGGCCGACCCCGCGGACGCCGGCTACTTCGACGCCCGGAAGGACACCTTCGAGACCAAGACGCTCGGGGAGTACAACAGCCTGGTCGCCGGCATCAAGGCGACGTACGCGGGCACCCCGATCGGCGCCTCGGAGTCGATCGTCAGCCCGCTCGCGGACGGCCTCGGCCTGAAGATGCTCACGCCGTACTCGTTCCTCAACGCGATCAGCGAGGGCTCCGACCCCACCGCGCAGGACAAGAACACCATCGACCACCAGATCGCCGCCAAGCAGATCGAGGTCTACGTCTACAACAGCCAGAACGCCACGCCCGACGTGCAGGCGCAGGTCAAGGCGGCCAGGGCGAAGGGCATCCCGGTCGCCACGGTCACCGAGACGCTCACCCCGGCGGGGGCGTCGTTCCAGCAGTGGCAGGTCACCGAGCTCAAGGGTCTCCAGCGGGCCCTGGCCGAAGCGACGGGCAAATAG
- a CDS encoding metal ABC transporter ATP-binding protein, giving the protein MVSLRDAAVRVGGRTLWSHVELDIAPGEFVAVLGPNGVGKSTLVKAILGLVPTAGGSVTVLGRAPGRLAHQVGYLPQRRSFDAGLRIRGVDIVRMGWDGDRWGLGRPGSARAARERIAQVIDLVGASAYAHRPIGQCSGGEQQRLLIAQALVRQPRLLLLDEPLDSLDLPNQASVAALIGRICREEKVSVVMVAHDANPILAHLDRVVYLAEGGAVAGTPDEVITSRTLTRLYRTPIEVLRTSDGRLVVVGQPEAPAVHSERHPPAGEEEFRADR; this is encoded by the coding sequence GTGGTGTCCCTGCGGGACGCGGCCGTGCGGGTCGGCGGCCGCACCCTGTGGTCCCATGTCGAACTCGACATCGCGCCGGGGGAGTTCGTCGCCGTCCTGGGGCCCAACGGGGTCGGCAAGTCGACCCTGGTCAAGGCGATCCTGGGGCTGGTCCCGACGGCCGGCGGCAGCGTCACCGTCCTCGGCCGCGCGCCGGGCCGGCTCGCGCACCAGGTCGGCTACCTGCCGCAGCGGCGCAGCTTCGACGCCGGCCTGCGCATCCGCGGCGTGGACATCGTCCGGATGGGCTGGGACGGCGACCGCTGGGGGCTGGGGCGGCCGGGCTCGGCGCGTGCCGCCCGGGAACGGATCGCCCAGGTCATCGATCTGGTCGGCGCGTCGGCGTACGCGCACCGGCCGATCGGGCAGTGCTCCGGCGGCGAGCAGCAGCGGCTGCTGATCGCCCAGGCGCTGGTCAGGCAGCCCCGCCTGCTGCTGCTGGACGAGCCGCTGGACAGCCTCGACCTGCCCAACCAGGCGTCGGTGGCCGCCCTGATCGGCCGGATCTGCCGCGAGGAGAAGGTCAGCGTGGTGATGGTCGCCCATGACGCCAACCCGATCCTCGCGCACCTGGACCGGGTGGTGTACCTGGCCGAGGGCGGGGCGGTGGCCGGCACCCCGGACGAGGTCATCACCTCGCGGACCCTGACCCGCCTGTACCGGACGCCGATCGAGGTGCTGCGGACCTCCGACGGCCGGCTGGTCGTCGTCGGGCAGCCCGAGGCGCCCGCGGTGCACAGCGAACGCCACCCGCCGGCGGGGGAGGAGGAGTTCCGTGCTGATCGCTGA